From Corvus moneduloides isolate bCorMon1 chromosome 4, bCorMon1.pri, whole genome shotgun sequence, one genomic window encodes:
- the LOC116443234 gene encoding osteocalcin-like encodes MRSLLALLIVTLALAALCCCEKDSKEPSGSPSADSIKIKKEVANAFVKRNKRSSPYEWYFESYRRPMEQMHERCENYPPCDYLSDQIGFALAYNRFFGRY; translated from the exons ATGAGGAgtctgctggcactgctgatcGTGACTCTGGCCCTGGCAGCACTCTGCTGTTGTGAGAAAG ATTCCAAAGAACCCTCAGGATCTCCCAGTGCTGACA GCATCAAGATTAAGAAAGAAGTTGCCAATGCCTTTGTGAAGAGGAATAAAAGATCCAGCCCATATGAATG GTACTTTGAGAGTTACAGACGACCGATGGAGCAGATGCATGAGCGCTGTGAAAACTATCCCCCCTGTGACTATCTCTCTGACCAAATAGGATTTGCCTTGGCCTACAACCGCTTCTTTGGGAGATACTGA
- the MGP gene encoding matrix Gla protein: MRTLIVLTLLAVLVMAATCYESRESMESDEYLYPFLNRRRASDFIQADTRLRAVTQERIRERSKAHQEHQRELCEDYYPCEMYAFRHGYPAAYKHYFGRRRTK, encoded by the exons ATGCGCACTCTCATCGTCCTTACGCTCCTGGCTGTCTTGGTGATGGCTGCCACTTGCTATG AGTCCCGTGAGAGCATGGAGTCCGATGAGTATCTCT ATCCCTTCCTCAACAGGCGAAGGGCCAGTGACTTCATACAGGCTGACACGAGACTAAGAGCCGTCACTCAGGAGAG GATCAGGGAGCGTAGTAAGGCACACCAGGAGCATCAGAGGGAGCTCTGCGAGGACTACTACCCTTGTGAAATGTACGCTTTTCGCCACGGCTACCCGGCTGCTTACAAGCACTATTTTGGAAGGAGGAGGACTAAGTAA